One Ignavibacteria bacterium genomic region harbors:
- a CDS encoding acyl-CoA carboxylase subunit beta, giving the protein MTNKEKIEELKKKRQEAMLGGGQKSIDSQHKRGKLTARERIHLLLDQGTFEEMDIFVRHQSRDFGLEKTRYYTDGVITGVGKIHGRNVAVFSQDFTILGGSLAEYYAKKVVKIMDLAMKVGMPVIGINDSGGARIQEGVLSLAGYADIFLRNTLSSGVVPQISAIVGPCAGGAVYSPAITDFIFMVDKISHMFITGPNVIKAVTNEDVTFDELGGANTHAIKSGVSHFTCENEIDCFERIRKLMSYLPSNNMELPPMMDFDEPEYDLSHLNEFVPDNPNKPYDMKDIINRVIDKDSFFEVHKDYAENIICGFGRINGRSVGIVANQPLVLAGVLCLNSSIKGARFVRFCDSFNIPLLVFEDVPGFLPGTDQEWRGVIRHGAKLLYAFCEATVPKITVIIRKAYGGAYDVMNSKHVRGDVNLAWPSAEIAVMGAKGAAEIIFRKELLAAEDKQKLLDEKINEFNSKFCNPYIAAERGFIDDIIEPKDTRNKLITYFELIENKVDFNPRRKHGNIPL; this is encoded by the coding sequence ATGACTAACAAAGAAAAGATAGAAGAACTAAAGAAAAAACGACAGGAGGCGATGCTGGGAGGAGGACAAAAAAGCATTGACTCTCAGCACAAACGCGGTAAGCTGACTGCTCGTGAAAGAATTCATCTGCTTCTCGATCAGGGTACTTTTGAGGAGATGGATATTTTTGTAAGACATCAGAGTCGTGATTTTGGCTTAGAAAAAACACGTTATTATACTGATGGTGTTATTACTGGTGTTGGAAAAATTCACGGACGTAACGTTGCTGTCTTTTCTCAAGATTTTACAATCCTTGGAGGCTCTCTCGCTGAGTACTATGCGAAGAAGGTTGTTAAAATTATGGACCTTGCTATGAAAGTTGGAATGCCGGTTATTGGTATCAATGATAGCGGTGGTGCTCGTATTCAGGAAGGTGTTCTATCACTCGCAGGTTATGCGGATATTTTCTTGCGTAATACTCTCTCGAGTGGCGTGGTTCCTCAGATATCTGCTATTGTAGGTCCATGTGCAGGCGGGGCTGTTTACTCTCCGGCTATTACTGATTTCATTTTTATGGTTGATAAAATTTCTCACATGTTTATTACAGGTCCAAATGTTATTAAAGCTGTTACTAATGAAGACGTTACTTTCGATGAACTCGGCGGTGCTAATACACATGCCATTAAAAGCGGAGTCAGCCATTTTACATGTGAAAATGAAATCGATTGTTTCGAAAGAATCAGAAAGCTTATGTCCTATCTGCCTTCGAATAATATGGAGCTTCCGCCGATGATGGATTTCGATGAACCGGAATATGATTTAAGCCACCTCAATGAATTTGTCCCGGATAATCCTAATAAACCTTATGATATGAAAGATATTATAAATAGGGTTATTGATAAAGATTCTTTCTTTGAAGTACATAAAGATTATGCAGAAAATATTATCTGTGGATTCGGTAGAATAAATGGTCGTTCAGTCGGTATTGTTGCAAATCAACCTCTCGTACTTGCAGGCGTTCTGTGCCTTAATTCATCTATAAAGGGTGCACGCTTCGTTCGATTTTGTGATTCATTTAATATCCCATTGCTTGTGTTTGAAGATGTACCGGGATTTCTACCGGGTACTGACCAGGAATGGCGTGGCGTTATTAGGCATGGCGCAAAACTTCTTTATGCATTTTGTGAAGCCACAGTTCCGAAAATTACCGTTATAATCCGCAAGGCTTACGGTGGTGCTTATGATGTTATGAACTCAAAGCATGTAAGAGGTGATGTGAACCTTGCATGGCCTTCTGCTGAAATAGCTGTCATGGGGGCAAAAGGAGCTGCTGAAATTATTTTCAGAAAAGAACTTCTTGCTGCCGAGGATAAGCAAAAACTTCTTGATGAAAAAATCAATGAGTTTAATTCAAAATTCTGCAATCCTTACATCGCTGCCGAAAGGGGATTCATTGACGATATAATCGAACCAAAAGATACACGGAATAAATTAATTACATATTTCGAACTTATCGAAAACAAAGTAGATTTCAACCCGCGCCGTAAGCACGGAAATATTCCATTATAA
- the murA gene encoding UDP-N-acetylglucosamine 1-carboxyvinyltransferase encodes MSVSDNSKFIIKGVKPLNGSVKVSGAKNSATKLMIASMLSDEKSFFNNSPNEISELGVTIDLCKILGSNIVQSKDNLEIQTPKINTFEIPSDYGNVNRVSILTAGVLLHRNGEARIPIPGGCKIGSRPVNFHIEGLKKLGCSVETFDYFYHLKADNLHGNNIHLEYPSVGATENILMAATLAKGRTNIFNAAIEPEIYDLIKYLQKMGAIIEINTDRKITIEGVDKLYGANHTVIPDRNQAASFAVAGLVTKGDIFVENAVQDDLITFLNTIRRVGGEFEVKENGIRFFYTGPFKPIAIETNVHPGFMTDWQQPLVILLTQAKGISIVHETVYEKRFGYVTELNKMGAEIELYNTCLGGLTCRFANQEYYHSAVIKGPVSLHGAEIVVPDLRAGMSYLIAGLIAEGETVITGIRFIDRGYENIDNKLRNLGADIKRV; translated from the coding sequence ATGTCAGTCTCCGATAATTCTAAGTTTATTATCAAAGGTGTTAAACCTTTGAATGGTTCTGTCAAAGTATCGGGTGCAAAAAATTCGGCTACTAAGCTTATGATTGCCTCTATGCTTTCAGATGAAAAATCTTTTTTCAACAATTCTCCTAATGAAATCAGTGAACTCGGAGTTACTATTGACCTTTGTAAAATCCTCGGTAGCAATATTGTACAGTCCAAAGATAATCTTGAAATTCAAACCCCTAAAATTAATACATTTGAGATTCCTTCTGACTACGGTAATGTTAACAGAGTTTCTATACTTACTGCAGGTGTATTACTTCATAGAAACGGGGAAGCCAGAATTCCGATTCCCGGTGGATGCAAAATTGGTTCACGTCCTGTGAACTTTCACATTGAAGGTCTTAAAAAGCTCGGTTGTTCAGTTGAAACGTTCGATTATTTCTATCATCTCAAAGCTGATAACCTTCATGGTAATAACATTCACCTTGAATATCCAAGCGTTGGTGCTACTGAAAATATTCTTATGGCTGCTACTCTTGCTAAAGGTAGAACTAATATTTTCAATGCTGCTATCGAACCTGAGATTTACGATTTAATAAAGTATCTGCAAAAAATGGGTGCTATAATAGAAATCAACACTGATAGAAAAATTACAATTGAAGGCGTTGATAAACTTTATGGTGCTAATCATACTGTTATTCCAGATAGGAATCAGGCAGCTTCTTTTGCTGTTGCAGGACTTGTAACGAAAGGAGATATTTTTGTTGAGAATGCTGTTCAAGATGATTTAATTACTTTCTTGAATACAATTCGCCGTGTTGGTGGAGAGTTCGAAGTTAAAGAAAACGGTATAAGATTTTTCTACACAGGACCCTTTAAACCTATTGCAATTGAAACTAACGTACATCCCGGTTTTATGACAGACTGGCAGCAGCCTCTTGTAATTCTACTAACGCAGGCAAAAGGTATTTCCATAGTTCATGAAACAGTGTATGAAAAACGTTTTGGATATGTTACCGAACTTAATAAGATGGGCGCTGAAATAGAATTATATAACACGTGTCTCGGCGGTCTTACATGCAGATTCGCAAATCAGGAATATTATCACAGTGCGGTTATTAAAGGACCGGTTTCTTTGCATGGTGCAGAAATTGTCGTTCCTGATCTGCGTGCAGGTATGTCATATCTTATCGCTGGTTTAATTGCCGAAGGAGAAACTGTAATAACCGGTATTAGATTCATAGATAGGGGATATGAAAACATTGATAATAAACTAAGGAATTTAGGTGCTGATATTAAACGCGTTTAA
- a CDS encoding acetyl-CoA carboxylase carboxyltransferase subunit alpha, giving the protein MVLEFEKPILELEQKIDEMRKMADSLDISDEINRLESKVNELRKNVFDNLTPWQIVQLARHPNRPYTLDYIYLMTENFVEFHGDRNYKDDKAVVGGFATLGDQTVMIIGQQKGRDTKSNLYRNFGMMNPEGYRKALRLMKLAEKFDKPVITLLDTPGAFPGIEAEERGQAEAIARNLIEMSRLRVPMIVIIIGEGASGGALGIGIGDRILMLKYCWYSVISPESCSSILWRSWDFKEQAAEALKLTASDLLKLGIIDRIIDEPSGGAHRNHQEAANILKSALIEELGEVRKIRRDKLLDNRIKKFEKMGFWKE; this is encoded by the coding sequence ATGGTACTGGAATTTGAAAAACCAATTTTAGAACTTGAGCAGAAAATTGATGAGATGAGGAAAATGGCTGATAGTCTTGATATCAGTGACGAAATAAATCGTCTTGAAAGCAAGGTCAATGAGCTCAGGAAGAATGTTTTTGATAATCTTACCCCATGGCAAATCGTTCAGCTTGCCAGACATCCGAACAGACCCTATACTCTCGATTATATCTATCTTATGACTGAAAACTTTGTCGAGTTTCACGGTGATAGAAACTATAAAGATGATAAAGCAGTTGTTGGCGGGTTTGCTACTTTAGGAGACCAAACCGTTATGATAATTGGTCAGCAAAAAGGTAGAGATACAAAATCAAATCTTTACAGAAACTTCGGTATGATGAATCCCGAAGGCTATAGAAAAGCGTTACGTTTAATGAAACTTGCTGAAAAGTTTGATAAGCCGGTTATTACATTATTAGATACTCCGGGTGCATTCCCGGGCATTGAAGCCGAAGAGCGCGGTCAGGCTGAAGCTATTGCGAGAAACCTGATTGAAATGTCACGACTTAGAGTCCCAATGATTGTTATAATAATTGGAGAAGGAGCATCTGGCGGGGCTCTTGGTATAGGCATCGGTGATAGAATCCTTATGCTTAAGTATTGCTGGTACTCCGTAATTTCACCTGAATCATGTTCCTCGATTCTCTGGAGAAGCTGGGATTTTAAAGAACAGGCTGCGGAAGCTTTGAAGCTTACTGCAAGCGATTTACTGAAACTTGGAATAATTGATAGAATAATAGATGAACCAAGCGGGGGTGCACATAGAAACCATCAGGAAGCTGCGAACATTCTAAAATCAGCTCTTATCGAAGAACTTGGTGAGGTCAGAAAAATAAGGAGGGATAAACTTCTTGATAATAGAATAAAGAAGTTTGAAAAAATGGGATTCTGGAAAGAATAA
- a CDS encoding glycosyltransferase has product MNKKFDISVIIVNYNVKDLVDNCISSVYKASKGYDIQIFLVDNHSVDNSFEFITSKYPDVIGIYNNKNIGFAKANNIALKKAEGEYILVLNPDTILEEGTFDKLIEFYKANPGIGAVSSKLILRNGKLDSACRRSFPTLSAALPRILGLSRLFPKSKLFSRYNLTYLDENEVTEVDSICGAFMFMKKDVLDIVGYFDEDYFMYGEDIDLCYRIKKAGYKIFYYPKVTTIHLKGESTSKTKFSYVSNFYGAMSIFVNKNLKSSSRILSYLLKFGIFLRSLISYTKRSLKIIYPVLIDAAFLFLSFLLSVYYRFHIFPNKYYIFIISVYILIWLLIMGLFGIYLRKFRLSIFKTFNAIFVGFFVNSSITYFLKEYAYSREVILTSTLWALLFLLSWRAVLKIKNFFVEKNILLNKVNLLVVSKNKLTNTIEEKFNSRHNITYYDHDGREPDFEDLKETIIIKNINEVVFSGENVESREIFRLMWTFKDKNIKFKIVPSGNELILSKIRGDIDNLSLIEIEYNINNKLNIFSKRLFDISLSFVLLILVYPFAFIYSKIVGTKNSVGINKLLSLPYVFTGKYSFVGVPIWYDDYDYDYLGKKGLTGMIQLYGSEIHNKEEENNYLIFYAKNQSLQFDIEILLKTFITIIKK; this is encoded by the coding sequence CTGAACAAAAAATTTGACATATCGGTAATCATTGTCAATTATAATGTAAAGGATTTAGTTGACAACTGTATTTCATCTGTTTATAAAGCCTCAAAAGGATATGACATACAAATATTTTTAGTTGATAATCACTCAGTTGATAACAGCTTTGAGTTTATCACATCTAAATACCCAGATGTTATAGGAATTTATAACAATAAGAATATCGGTTTCGCGAAAGCTAATAACATTGCATTAAAAAAGGCTGAAGGTGAGTACATTCTGGTTCTAAATCCGGATACAATTCTTGAAGAGGGGACTTTTGATAAGCTGATAGAATTCTACAAAGCTAACCCCGGTATAGGAGCTGTATCTTCCAAATTAATTCTTCGAAATGGAAAACTCGATAGTGCTTGCCGTAGAAGTTTTCCCACTCTTTCTGCTGCTTTACCTAGAATACTGGGACTCTCAAGACTTTTTCCTAAATCTAAACTCTTTAGTAGATATAACCTAACTTATCTGGATGAAAATGAAGTCACCGAAGTCGATTCTATATGTGGTGCTTTTATGTTTATGAAAAAGGATGTACTGGATATAGTAGGATATTTCGACGAAGATTATTTTATGTATGGTGAGGACATAGATTTATGTTACAGAATTAAAAAAGCAGGTTACAAAATATTTTATTATCCCAAAGTCACTACTATCCATCTTAAAGGTGAAAGTACCAGTAAAACAAAGTTTTCATACGTAAGTAATTTTTACGGTGCCATGTCTATCTTTGTAAATAAAAATCTTAAATCCAGTTCAAGAATTTTATCTTATTTGTTGAAGTTTGGTATATTTCTAAGATCTTTAATTTCCTACACTAAAAGAAGTCTTAAGATTATTTATCCCGTTTTAATTGATGCTGCATTTCTATTCTTGTCATTTCTCCTATCTGTTTATTATAGGTTCCATATTTTCCCGAATAAATATTATATTTTTATTATTTCCGTTTATATCCTTATTTGGTTATTAATAATGGGATTATTCGGTATATACCTAAGAAAATTTCGCCTATCAATTTTTAAAACTTTTAATGCAATTTTTGTCGGTTTCTTCGTTAATTCTTCTATTACTTACTTCCTTAAAGAGTATGCATATTCAAGAGAGGTTATCCTTACTTCTACATTATGGGCACTATTATTTTTATTGTCATGGAGAGCTGTTTTAAAAATAAAAAACTTTTTCGTTGAAAAAAACATTTTACTCAATAAAGTTAATCTCTTAGTTGTTAGTAAGAATAAGTTGACCAATACAATTGAAGAAAAGTTTAATTCAAGACATAATATTACCTATTATGATCACGATGGAAGAGAGCCTGACTTTGAAGATTTAAAAGAAACAATTATTATAAAAAATATTAATGAAGTGGTTTTTTCTGGAGAAAATGTCGAGTCCAGAGAAATTTTTAGGTTAATGTGGACCTTCAAAGATAAAAATATTAAGTTTAAAATTGTTCCGTCAGGAAATGAACTCATATTATCAAAAATTCGAGGAGATATCGATAATCTGTCATTAATTGAAATTGAATATAATATTAACAATAAATTGAATATATTTTCAAAGCGGTTGTTTGATATCAGTCTTTCTTTTGTTCTATTAATTCTTGTGTACCCGTTTGCTTTTATCTATTCAAAAATTGTAGGTACAAAGAATTCAGTAGGTATAAATAAGCTTTTATCATTACCGTATGTTTTCACTGGGAAATATAGTTTTGTTGGTGTTCCCATTTGGTATGATGATTATGATTATGATTATCTTGGTAAAAAAGGTTTAACCGGTATGATTCAACTTTACGGTTCGGAGATTCATAATAAGGAAGAAGAAAATAATTATTTGATTTTCTATGCAAAGAATCAATCTTTACAATTTGATATTGAAATCTTATTAAAAACTTTTATTACAATTATTAAAAAATAA
- a CDS encoding polyprenol monophosphomannose synthase: MKRVLVIIPTYNESENILKIIPEVLNKTTPDYEFNVLVVDDNSPDGTAQMVENLSNPNVFVLKREKKMGLGTAYIAGFKFSIQNKFDYVYEMDADFSHDPKYLPEFLAKMEEGYDLVVGSRYINGVSVVNWPIRRLFLSYFANIYTRIITGLKVHDTTAGFACYVVSKLSQIDLDNIKSNGYSFQIEMKFKYYKKKFRIAEIPILFIDRRAGHSKMSNKVVYEAFFVVWKLKIKSIFGKL; the protein is encoded by the coding sequence ATGAAACGTGTACTCGTAATAATACCCACATACAATGAATCTGAAAATATACTTAAGATAATTCCTGAAGTATTAAATAAAACTACTCCTGATTACGAATTTAATGTGCTGGTGGTTGATGATAATTCACCAGACGGAACAGCGCAAATGGTTGAGAATTTGAGTAATCCTAATGTATTTGTATTAAAAAGGGAAAAGAAAATGGGTCTTGGTACTGCCTACATTGCTGGTTTTAAATTCTCTATTCAAAATAAGTTTGATTATGTTTATGAAATGGATGCCGATTTCTCCCATGATCCCAAATACCTTCCTGAATTCTTAGCAAAAATGGAAGAGGGGTATGACCTTGTTGTAGGTTCTAGATATATTAATGGTGTATCTGTAGTGAACTGGCCCATAAGAAGATTATTTCTTAGTTACTTTGCAAACATTTATACAAGGATTATTACAGGTCTAAAAGTTCATGATACCACCGCTGGATTTGCGTGTTATGTCGTATCCAAACTTTCTCAAATCGATCTGGATAATATCAAATCAAACGGCTATTCATTCCAAATTGAAATGAAGTTCAAGTATTACAAAAAGAAATTTAGAATAGCTGAAATTCCAATACTTTTTATTGATCGCAGAGCAGGCCATTCAAAAATGTCCAATAAAGTTGTTTATGAAGCATTTTTTGTAGTCTGGAAACTGAAAATTAAATCGATATTTGGTAAACTCTGA
- a CDS encoding sugar transferase translates to MSSKKELILLLISDIIFVNLSWSIYYYIRIESGWIIFTNPPSFWAPMLLIFVYWLFIFYIAGLYRHWFVRSRFDEFTTLFRAISLGCFILFFAIFLDDYYKEAQIVSRFLIIIYWALLIFWVSLGRMIIRGFQLRMLKKGFGLRNTLIIGTGEKANEVKDLIYTYPKLGYKFAGFISVNDKIESFEEIGLLSDLSSVIQKNDIVEVIIASDQKYEELVISTLNICSDLNVNVKIVPGVYEIVSGMVKSEQVHGIPLVEVKTELMPFTSTIIKRLFDLVCSLIIIIVISPLLFIVSIVNLLIYKKIFDVDKKVGKRSKTFNSIKFLTNDKGFDKLLSKLWINEMPQLLNVILNKMSLVGPEPERPEIVKKLSSEIPYFSRRMKVKPGITGWAQIKQKSYYTSDDYNKKLQYDFYYLENMSLLLDFKIILNTLILIFSFRGK, encoded by the coding sequence TTGTCCTCGAAAAAAGAATTAATACTGTTATTAATTTCAGATATAATATTTGTAAACCTTTCCTGGTCTATATATTACTACATTAGAATTGAAAGTGGATGGATTATTTTCACAAATCCACCTTCATTCTGGGCACCGATGTTACTCATTTTTGTTTACTGGTTATTCATATTTTATATTGCAGGTTTATACAGACATTGGTTTGTTAGATCCCGTTTCGACGAATTTACAACGCTCTTTCGCGCAATTAGTTTAGGCTGTTTTATACTTTTCTTTGCAATATTTCTTGATGATTATTATAAAGAAGCACAGATTGTATCGAGATTTTTGATAATTATTTATTGGGCTTTACTTATATTTTGGGTGTCACTTGGAAGGATGATTATTCGTGGATTTCAGTTAAGGATGCTTAAAAAAGGATTTGGTCTTAGAAATACACTAATAATAGGTACAGGAGAGAAAGCAAATGAAGTGAAGGATCTCATATATACTTACCCCAAATTAGGATACAAATTCGCAGGATTCATTAGTGTTAATGATAAAATAGAAAGTTTTGAAGAAATCGGTCTGCTTTCAGATTTAAGTTCTGTAATTCAAAAGAATGATATTGTTGAAGTTATTATAGCATCAGATCAAAAATACGAAGAGCTTGTTATTTCAACTTTAAATATTTGTTCAGACTTGAATGTAAATGTCAAAATTGTACCCGGAGTTTATGAAATCGTAAGTGGTATGGTTAAATCAGAGCAAGTACATGGGATTCCGTTGGTTGAAGTGAAAACAGAATTGATGCCTTTCACATCAACAATAATCAAGCGTCTATTTGATTTAGTTTGCTCTTTAATTATAATAATAGTTATATCCCCGCTGCTGTTTATCGTGTCAATAGTTAATCTATTAATTTACAAAAAGATTTTTGATGTTGATAAAAAAGTAGGAAAAAGATCTAAAACCTTTAATAGTATAAAATTTCTAACTAACGATAAAGGATTTGACAAATTGTTATCAAAGTTGTGGATTAATGAAATGCCCCAATTATTGAATGTTATTCTTAATAAAATGAGTCTGGTAGGACCTGAACCCGAACGCCCTGAGATTGTAAAAAAACTTTCTTCGGAAATACCTTATTTCTCAAGACGTATGAAAGTAAAACCTGGTATTACAGGATGGGCTCAGATTAAACAAAAATCTTATTACACATCTGATGATTATAATAAAAAATTGCAATATGATTTCTATTATCTTGAGAATATGAGCTTACTGCTTGATTTTAAAATAATTCTTAACACATTAATTTTGATATTTAGTTTTAGGGGAAAATAA
- a CDS encoding transaldolase, translating into MMNLKIKIFSDGADVIEMEKASKLGIISGFTTNPTLMKKSGITDYEKFAKEAIKNVNNLPISFEVFSDDFESMEKEAIKISSWGENIYVKIPVTNTKRESSVDLIKSLDKRGIKLNITAILTLKQVQDLFDNLNENSKSIISVFAGRIADTGVNPIPIMKEAKSILAPKRNLELLWASSRELLNIFQAQDCGCDIITVTSDLLKKLNMVGMDLGDLSLDTVKMFYNDAKTAGYKIL; encoded by the coding sequence ATGATGAATTTAAAAATAAAGATATTCAGCGACGGTGCGGATGTCATTGAAATGGAGAAAGCCTCTAAGCTTGGCATTATAAGCGGTTTTACGACAAATCCTACACTCATGAAGAAAAGCGGGATTACAGATTATGAGAAATTTGCAAAAGAAGCGATTAAAAATGTAAATAATCTTCCTATTTCATTTGAAGTATTTTCTGATGATTTTGAAAGCATGGAGAAAGAAGCAATTAAAATATCGAGTTGGGGTGAAAATATTTACGTGAAAATTCCTGTTACAAATACTAAAAGAGAATCTTCTGTTGATTTAATAAAATCCCTTGATAAAAGAGGCATTAAACTTAACATAACAGCAATATTAACTTTGAAGCAGGTGCAAGATTTATTTGACAATCTTAATGAAAATTCAAAGTCAATTATTTCGGTTTTTGCAGGTAGGATTGCTGATACTGGAGTTAATCCCATTCCTATCATGAAAGAGGCAAAATCTATACTTGCTCCAAAACGCAATCTTGAACTTCTTTGGGCAAGTTCTCGCGAACTACTTAATATTTTTCAAGCACAGGATTGTGGATGCGATATTATTACTGTTACAAGCGATTTACTGAAAAAATTAAACATGGTAGGTATGGATCTTGGTGATTTATCTCTCGATACTGTGAAAATGTTTTATAATGACGCTAAAACAGCGGGCTATAAGATTCTTTAG
- a CDS encoding SIS domain-containing protein translates to MEKYIENYFEEVKEVASSIRKENIEGIVKDLKYVKDSGGRLFILGVGGSAANASHSVNDFRKICGIESYTPTDNVSELTARVNDDGWETVFVKWLETSKLNDKDGILILSVGGGNAEKNISVNLIRAIDLAKKMNSKIMGIVGKDGGYTSRNSTSCVIIPVISEGSITPHSESFQSVVLHCIATHPDLKVNEMKWESTK, encoded by the coding sequence TTGGAAAAATACATTGAAAATTATTTTGAAGAAGTAAAAGAAGTTGCTTCTTCAATTAGGAAAGAGAATATTGAAGGTATTGTTAAGGACTTGAAGTATGTAAAAGATTCAGGAGGTCGTTTATTTATACTTGGTGTCGGAGGCAGTGCGGCAAATGCTTCACATTCTGTTAATGACTTTAGAAAAATTTGCGGTATTGAATCTTATACTCCTACAGATAATGTATCTGAGTTGACTGCCCGTGTCAACGATGACGGTTGGGAAACTGTATTTGTAAAATGGTTAGAAACAAGTAAATTAAATGATAAAGATGGAATATTAATTCTATCAGTTGGAGGTGGCAATGCCGAAAAAAATATCAGCGTTAATCTTATTAGGGCAATTGATTTGGCAAAAAAAATGAATTCCAAAATAATGGGAATTGTCGGTAAGGATGGGGGTTATACTTCAAGAAATTCTACGAGTTGTGTTATTATTCCTGTAATTAGCGAAGGCAGTATAACTCCGCATTCCGAATCTTTTCAGTCAGTTGTTCTTCATTGTATTGCAACACATCCTGATTTAAAAGTAAACGAAATGAAATGGGAATCAACAAAGTAA
- a CDS encoding sugar phosphate nucleotidyltransferase, translating to MSIKNTLVILAGGMATRLYPVTLTIPKSLIDINGEPFINHQLKLIEQNGIKEVVLCLGNLAKPIEDFLGNKYGNFVNLKYSYDGVSLLGTGGAIKNAFPLLSDPFMVLYGDSYLDIDYIEILNYFNDFNKLGLMSVLKNQGKWDKSNIIFRDGKIIKYDKQEDPEFDYIDYGFSILRKDAFNDYLNQNCFDLKDIFKNLIKKNQLLGFEVHKRFYEIGSFEGIEDLKNYLKSKQI from the coding sequence AAGGCTCTATCCGGTTACACTTACGATACCAAAATCTCTAATTGATATAAATGGTGAACCATTTATCAATCATCAGTTAAAATTAATCGAGCAAAATGGAATAAAAGAAGTAGTTTTATGTCTTGGGAATCTAGCAAAACCAATTGAAGATTTCTTGGGAAATAAGTATGGCAATTTTGTAAATCTCAAATATTCATATGATGGTGTTTCACTTCTTGGAACTGGCGGAGCAATAAAAAATGCTTTCCCTTTGCTATCCGATCCGTTTATGGTATTGTACGGAGATTCTTATTTGGATATTGATTACATTGAAATTCTGAATTATTTTAATGATTTTAATAAATTAGGCTTGATGTCCGTTCTAAAGAATCAAGGAAAATGGGATAAAAGTAACATTATTTTCAGAGACGGTAAAATCATAAAATATGATAAACAGGAGGACCCTGAATTTGATTATATAGATTATGGATTTAGTATTCTGAGGAAAGATGCTTTTAATGATTACTTAAATCAAAACTGTTTTGATTTGAAGGACATTTTCAAAAATCTGATTAAAAAAAATCAATTGTTAGGTTTTGAAGTTCACAAAAGATTTTACGAAATAGGTTCTTTCGAGGGCATAGAAGATTTAAAAAATTATTTGAAAAGTAAGCAAATATAA